From the genome of Halomonas sp. I5-271120, one region includes:
- a CDS encoding DUF6164 family protein, with the protein MAALLFHLRDVPEEEAQEVRELLAEHDLEFYETEAGRWKLSVPALWLIDESRLEEARSLVDAYQQSLYERVHREYAEAHERGETPGVWDRVRQHPAAVLVTLIALGLLLGLSLLPFFLTF; encoded by the coding sequence ATGGCCGCCCTACTCTTCCACCTGCGAGACGTGCCTGAAGAAGAGGCCCAAGAGGTGCGTGAGCTGCTCGCCGAGCATGATCTCGAGTTCTACGAGACCGAAGCGGGCCGCTGGAAGCTCTCCGTACCGGCCCTGTGGCTGATCGATGAATCGCGCCTCGAAGAGGCCCGCAGCCTGGTCGACGCCTACCAGCAGTCCCTCTATGAGCGGGTGCACCGGGAGTACGCCGAGGCTCACGAGCGGGGCGAGACGCCTGGGGTGTGGGACAGGGTGCGCCAGCACCCCGCGGCCGTGCTGGTCACCCTGATCGCGCTGGGCCTGCTGCTGGGCCTCAGCCTGCTGCCGTTTTTTCTGACGTTCTAG
- a CDS encoding cold-shock protein, whose amino-acid sequence MATGTVKWFNDTKGYGFISPEDNGDDLFAHFSEIQADGFKTLQDGQKVSFDVTQGKKGLQASNIKVID is encoded by the coding sequence ATGGCAACTGGCACAGTTAAGTGGTTCAACGACACCAAGGGCTACGGCTTCATTTCTCCGGAAGATAACGGCGACGACCTGTTCGCGCACTTCTCCGAGATTCAGGCTGACGGCTTCAAGACCCTGCAAGACGGCCAGAAGGTTTCCTTCGACGTCACTCAGGGCAAGAAAGGCCTCCAGGCTTCCAACATCAAGGTCATCGACTGA
- a CDS encoding DnaJ C-terminal domain-containing protein, translating to MARRHACPEPGQLEFKDYYQTLGVAKTATAEEVKKAYRKLARKYHPDVSKEPDAEARMQAINEAKEVLSDPEKRAAYDQLGQDYRAGQDFRPPPDWDAGFEFTGRGFEGAEADEFSDFFANLFGQAGRREQRGQGYRMRGEDRHAKVMIDLADAYQGATRTITLQVPEMDAQGRVVTRQHSLSVKIPKGVKEGQHIRLTGQGSPGIGGGPPGDLFLEIHFHPDPAFRVEGRDVYASVPVTPWEAALGASIETPTPAGPVRLKVPAGSQSGRRLRLKGRGIPGQEPGDLYVELTVVLPPADTDKARELYATMARELDFNPRRAGHGRR from the coding sequence GTGGCACGCCGCCACGCTTGCCCGGAGCCCGGCCAGTTGGAATTCAAGGATTACTACCAGACGCTCGGGGTGGCAAAGACCGCCACCGCCGAGGAGGTCAAGAAGGCCTACCGCAAGCTGGCCCGCAAGTATCATCCCGATGTCAGCAAGGAGCCGGATGCCGAAGCGCGCATGCAGGCGATCAATGAGGCCAAGGAAGTCCTCAGCGACCCTGAGAAGCGCGCTGCCTATGACCAGCTGGGCCAGGACTATCGGGCCGGTCAGGATTTCAGGCCGCCACCGGACTGGGATGCGGGCTTCGAGTTCACCGGCCGCGGTTTCGAGGGGGCCGAGGCGGACGAGTTCAGCGACTTCTTTGCCAACCTGTTTGGCCAGGCCGGGCGCCGCGAACAGCGCGGCCAGGGTTACCGGATGCGCGGCGAGGACCGCCACGCCAAGGTGATGATCGATCTCGCCGATGCCTACCAGGGCGCGACGCGCACCATCACCCTGCAGGTGCCCGAAATGGATGCTCAGGGCCGGGTGGTGACCCGTCAACACAGCCTCAGTGTGAAGATTCCCAAGGGCGTCAAGGAAGGCCAACACATTCGCCTGACCGGGCAGGGCAGCCCGGGCATCGGCGGCGGGCCGCCGGGCGATCTGTTTCTGGAAATCCACTTCCACCCCGATCCAGCCTTTCGCGTCGAGGGTCGCGATGTCTACGCCAGCGTGCCGGTGACGCCCTGGGAGGCGGCGCTGGGAGCCAGCATCGAAACACCCACGCCCGCGGGGCCGGTCAGGCTCAAGGTGCCTGCCGGCTCGCAAAGCGGGCGTCGGCTGCGCCTCAAGGGGCGCGGTATTCCCGGGCAGGAGCCGGGCGATCTCTATGTGGAGCTTACGGTGGTGCTGCCGCCAGCGGATACCGACAAGGCGCGCGAGCTCTACGCCACCATGGCACGGGAGCTCGATTTCAATCCGAGGAGGGCTGGTCATGGCAGACGATAA
- a CDS encoding chaperone modulator CbpM: MADDKAVRGELIDESTLTLEELARACAVEADWVIERVESGLLADGSRYVTSQRFTSQRFTSRDLTRARRLRQVERDFEAEPELAALVADLLEEVERLRTRLRARGRA, translated from the coding sequence ATGGCAGACGATAAAGCCGTGCGTGGCGAGTTGATTGATGAGTCCACGCTGACCCTCGAGGAGCTGGCTCGTGCCTGTGCGGTGGAGGCCGACTGGGTCATCGAGCGGGTCGAGAGCGGCCTGTTGGCCGATGGCAGTCGCTATGTGACCAGTCAGCGCTTCACCAGCCAGCGTTTCACCAGCCGAGACCTGACTCGGGCCCGGCGCCTGCGCCAGGTCGAACGTGACTTCGAGGCCGAACCGGAGCTCGCCGCGCTGGTCGCCGACCTGCTCGAGGAGGTCGAGCGGCTGCGAACCCGGCTGCGCGCGAGGGGGAGAGCGTGA
- a CDS encoding F0F1 ATP synthase subunit epsilon: MSTQATTPDALMTLKVLLPFQVFVETGGVSRVVAETVEGYVGLLPRRLDCVAALTPGILIYETAADGERYVAVDEGVLVKAGYQVLVSVRRALVGHDLGELHAAVEQAFLSVDEQEKRVRSVMAKLESGFLKRFAGFEHD, from the coding sequence ATGTCGACTCAAGCGACGACGCCTGATGCGCTGATGACCCTCAAGGTGCTGCTGCCGTTTCAGGTGTTCGTCGAAACCGGAGGAGTGTCGCGGGTCGTGGCCGAGACCGTCGAAGGCTATGTCGGCCTGCTGCCCCGGCGGCTCGACTGTGTGGCCGCGCTCACGCCGGGCATTCTGATCTACGAGACCGCCGCCGACGGTGAGCGCTATGTCGCGGTGGACGAAGGGGTATTGGTCAAGGCCGGGTACCAGGTGCTGGTATCGGTTCGCAGGGCGCTGGTGGGCCACGATCTCGGTGAACTGCATGCGGCGGTCGAGCAGGCCTTCCTCAGTGTGGACGAGCAGGAAAAACGGGTGCGCTCGGTGATGGCCAAGCTGGAAAGCGGCTTTCTCAAGCGCTTCGCAGGCTTCGAACATGACTGA
- a CDS encoding PhoH family protein gives MVRIDKKATRLYVLDTNVLIHDPAALYQFEEHDVVIPMTVLEELDKHKNGIREIARTARQVSRTLSDITSQVSFDEIQAGIPIPGSIGVTGRLRFLCYNDLKPLDNLEDSPDNRILAETCRLRDDRPDASVILVTKDINLRVKAAALKVPVEDYLNDRAFSDQDVMSEGAKVYPDAGEHGVGLWEALNVEVKVERADHHTYYKLSGEMPSDWHVGMLVSDCENGANFEAIIRELSPNSARLQLLSNYRHHAGVWGVHAHDSRQNFTLNLLMDPDIDLVTIAGNAGTGKTFMTLAAALQQTLDMKGFERIVFTRAPIPMGEDIGFLPGTEEEKMSPWMGAFHDNMDNLLRDEKDGSSSWNNDATRSLIGSRVQIRSPGFMRGRTLNDTFLIIDEAQNFTPKQLKALITRAGRNTKIVCLGNVGQIDTPYLTANTCGMAAVVQNFRDWPHAGHITLRSVERSRLALAGEELL, from the coding sequence ATGGTACGAATCGACAAGAAAGCCACCAGGCTTTACGTGTTAGACACCAACGTCCTGATTCATGATCCTGCCGCCCTTTATCAGTTCGAAGAGCACGATGTGGTCATTCCCATGACCGTGCTGGAGGAACTCGACAAGCACAAGAACGGCATTCGCGAGATCGCCCGTACCGCCCGTCAAGTCAGCCGCACCCTCTCCGATATCACCAGCCAGGTCAGCTTCGATGAGATCCAGGCCGGCATCCCGATTCCCGGCTCCATCGGCGTCACCGGACGCCTGCGCTTCCTCTGCTATAACGACCTGAAACCGTTGGACAACCTGGAAGACAGTCCGGACAACCGTATCCTCGCCGAAACCTGTCGGCTGCGCGATGACCGCCCGGATGCCTCGGTGATTCTGGTCACCAAGGACATCAACCTTCGCGTCAAGGCCGCCGCCCTCAAGGTACCGGTAGAAGACTATCTCAACGACCGCGCTTTCTCTGACCAGGACGTCATGAGCGAGGGCGCAAAGGTATACCCGGACGCCGGCGAGCATGGCGTGGGGCTATGGGAAGCGCTCAATGTCGAGGTCAAGGTCGAGCGAGCCGACCACCACACCTACTACAAGCTGAGCGGCGAAATGCCCAGTGACTGGCACGTCGGCATGCTGGTCTCTGACTGCGAAAACGGCGCCAACTTCGAAGCCATCATCCGCGAGCTGAGCCCGAACAGCGCGCGGCTGCAGCTACTCTCCAACTACCGCCACCACGCCGGCGTGTGGGGCGTGCACGCCCACGACAGCCGTCAGAACTTCACCCTCAACCTGCTGATGGACCCGGATATCGACCTGGTGACCATTGCCGGCAACGCGGGCACCGGCAAGACCTTCATGACGCTGGCGGCAGCGCTCCAGCAGACGCTGGACATGAAGGGCTTCGAGCGCATCGTCTTCACTCGGGCGCCGATCCCCATGGGCGAAGACATCGGCTTTTTGCCCGGCACCGAGGAAGAGAAGATGTCGCCCTGGATGGGCGCCTTCCATGACAACATGGACAACCTGCTGCGCGACGAGAAAGACGGCTCATCGAGCTGGAACAATGACGCCACCCGGTCGCTGATCGGCTCGCGGGTACAGATCCGCTCGCCAGGCTTCATGCGCGGCCGCACCCTCAATGACACCTTCCTGATCATCGACGAGGCGCAGAACTTTACCCCCAAACAGTTGAAAGCCCTGATCACCCGCGCCGGGCGCAACACCAAGATCGTCTGTCTGGGCAACGTCGGCCAGATCGACACTCCCTACCTCACCGCCAACACCTGCGGCATGGCGGCGGTGGTGCAGAACTTCCGCGACTGGCCCCATGCCGGCCATATCACGCTGAGAAGCGTCGAGCGCTCGCGGCTGGCCCTGGCGGGTGAGGAACTGCTGTAG
- a CDS encoding murein L,D-transpeptidase catalytic domain family protein, translated as MSLAKRSLAKLGIATLSLATLGPAAPALAQPFSQQPSQPVSQPQSQPLPQTLEQLAPEASPRVLELAAQALNCADPDAKRLAVIDFSRSANKKRLWVFDLQQQRLLFKELVSHGQGTGQEFARAFSNTPDSHQSSLGLFRTKQSYTGSNGYSLRLEGLEPGINDRAYERAIVMHGADYVSEDFIEANGRLGRSWGCPAVPSDVAKPLIDSLEDNQYLFAYYPDQQWLENSEFLACQSRKGQRNVVLSKAVDTGERTVVMQHDGGQGGDS; from the coding sequence TTGAGTCTTGCGAAACGAAGTCTGGCCAAGCTAGGCATTGCCACGCTGAGTCTTGCCACGCTGGGGCCGGCGGCGCCCGCCCTGGCCCAGCCATTCTCTCAGCAGCCCTCTCAGCCAGTCTCTCAACCACAGTCTCAGCCGCTTCCCCAGACGCTCGAACAGTTGGCTCCCGAGGCCTCGCCCAGGGTGCTGGAGCTTGCGGCTCAGGCGCTCAATTGCGCCGACCCCGACGCCAAGCGGCTGGCGGTCATCGACTTCTCGCGTTCGGCCAACAAAAAGCGCCTGTGGGTCTTCGATCTCCAGCAGCAACGGCTGCTGTTCAAGGAACTGGTGTCCCATGGCCAGGGTACTGGCCAGGAATTTGCCCGGGCCTTTTCCAATACGCCGGACAGCCATCAGTCGAGCCTGGGGCTCTTCCGCACCAAGCAGAGCTATACCGGCAGCAACGGCTACTCCCTGCGCTTGGAAGGCTTGGAACCCGGCATCAACGACCGGGCCTATGAACGGGCGATCGTCATGCACGGCGCCGATTACGTGAGCGAGGACTTCATCGAGGCCAATGGCCGCCTGGGTCGCAGCTGGGGCTGCCCAGCAGTGCCGAGCGACGTGGCCAAGCCGCTGATCGACAGCCTCGAGGACAACCAGTATCTGTTCGCCTACTATCCGGACCAGCAGTGGCTTGAAAACTCCGAGTTCCTGGCCTGCCAGTCCAGAAAGGGACAGAGAAACGTGGTGCTCAGCAAGGCCGTGGATACCGGCGAGCGGACAGTGGTCATGCAGCACGATGGCGGCCAGGGGGGCGACAGCTGA
- a CDS encoding DUF938 domain-containing protein, producing MHPDPRLSSPAVARNRAPILDVLEPALHAALSACGGDRLRVLELASGSGEHALYFSRALPWLDWQPSDPSPEAIASIRAWRSAQGPANLAEPVALDATRRPWPLEEIHALVAINLAHISPWAVTEALMGEAGARLPSGGLLFLYGPFRRGGQHTAPSNEAFDASLRARDPRWGIRNLEAVMACAQAEGLSLEKVVEMPANNLSVVLRKR from the coding sequence ATGCACCCTGATCCTCGTCTTTCGAGTCCGGCAGTGGCGCGCAACCGCGCACCGATTCTTGACGTGCTGGAGCCTGCGCTCCACGCGGCCCTGAGCGCGTGCGGCGGCGATCGCCTGCGCGTGCTGGAACTGGCCAGCGGTAGCGGCGAGCATGCGCTGTACTTCTCCCGGGCGCTGCCCTGGCTCGACTGGCAGCCGAGCGACCCGAGCCCGGAGGCGATTGCCTCGATTCGGGCCTGGCGGTCAGCGCAGGGCCCCGCCAATCTGGCTGAGCCGGTGGCATTGGATGCGACACGCCGGCCTTGGCCGCTGGAGGAAATCCATGCGCTGGTAGCGATCAATCTCGCTCACATCTCGCCCTGGGCGGTCACCGAGGCGCTGATGGGCGAGGCCGGTGCGCGGCTGCCGTCGGGTGGTCTGCTCTTCCTCTATGGCCCTTTCCGTCGCGGCGGCCAGCACACCGCTCCCAGCAACGAAGCCTTCGATGCCTCGCTGCGGGCACGAGACCCACGATGGGGAATTCGCAATCTGGAGGCGGTGATGGCCTGCGCACAGGCCGAGGGATTGTCGCTCGAGAAGGTGGTCGAGATGCCGGCCAATAACCTGAGCGTGGTCTTACGCAAGCGCTAG
- a CDS encoding SLC13 family permease, with the protein MSLDAWLAVAVVVAVFPMMALTRIGTDMILLGAVVVLMTFGVIGPDQALAGFSSSGLFTVAFMYVLVASIRETGGIDLIIRHGLGRPRSEAAAQWRLLVPVATMSGFLNNTPVVATYIPAVLGWSRRIRQPASRFLMPLSFASILGGTVSLLGTSTNLVVNGLLGERYPQLSLGLFDIAWVGVPMAMTGVLYLALVGRHLLPRGGGTAQAFENPREFTIEMEVDPEGPLVDKSVEQAGLRHLEDLFLVEIERGGNVVSVVGPGEMLKGNDRLVFAGTSAGAVELQQIRGLMPSRQGELSLEKDYKERRLVEVVVSDQCQFVGQRIREGHFRTLYGAAVLAVCRGGERVAGNLGQIRLQPADVLLLEARPPFIERHRQSRDFLLISQVNGQARPVHEKAWLAWSILGGVVVLATFGVMSMLNAAMLGAALAVITGCCSVGAAKRGMDTQVLLTIAASFGLGAALESSGAATALASSALGVVDASPWLLLVGVYVLVALLTALVTNNAAAVITFPIVTAAAENLGVSPMPYVIAVMFAASASFITPIGYQTNLMVYGPGGYRFRDYLRVGGPLNLITAAVALGLIPQIWSF; encoded by the coding sequence ATGTCTTTGGATGCCTGGCTTGCCGTTGCCGTGGTGGTTGCCGTCTTTCCGATGATGGCGCTGACCCGGATCGGCACCGACATGATTCTTTTGGGTGCGGTCGTGGTGCTGATGACCTTCGGTGTGATCGGCCCCGATCAGGCGCTGGCGGGGTTCTCAAGCAGTGGCCTGTTCACGGTGGCCTTCATGTATGTGCTGGTGGCCAGCATCCGCGAGACCGGCGGCATTGATCTGATCATCCGCCATGGCCTGGGCCGGCCTCGCAGTGAAGCTGCGGCCCAGTGGCGGCTGCTGGTGCCGGTGGCCACCATGAGCGGCTTTCTCAACAATACGCCGGTGGTCGCGACCTATATTCCGGCGGTGCTGGGCTGGAGTCGACGCATCCGCCAGCCGGCCTCGCGCTTCCTGATGCCGCTGAGTTTTGCCTCCATTCTTGGCGGTACCGTATCGCTGCTCGGCACCAGCACGAACCTGGTGGTCAACGGCTTGCTCGGCGAACGCTATCCACAGCTGAGCCTGGGGCTCTTCGACATCGCCTGGGTGGGGGTGCCCATGGCGATGACCGGCGTGCTCTACCTGGCACTGGTGGGGCGGCACCTGCTGCCGCGGGGCGGTGGTACCGCTCAGGCCTTCGAGAATCCGCGAGAGTTCACCATCGAGATGGAGGTCGACCCCGAAGGGCCGCTGGTCGACAAGAGCGTCGAGCAGGCGGGGCTGCGTCACCTGGAAGACCTGTTCCTGGTCGAGATCGAGCGCGGCGGCAACGTGGTCAGCGTGGTGGGCCCGGGGGAGATGCTCAAGGGCAACGACCGGCTGGTGTTTGCCGGCACCTCGGCAGGCGCGGTGGAGCTGCAGCAGATCCGGGGGCTGATGCCATCGCGGCAGGGTGAGCTGAGTCTCGAGAAGGATTACAAGGAGCGCCGGCTGGTCGAGGTGGTGGTCTCCGATCAGTGCCAGTTCGTTGGTCAGCGCATCCGCGAGGGTCACTTTCGCACCCTCTATGGCGCGGCCGTCTTGGCGGTTTGTCGCGGTGGCGAGCGAGTCGCCGGCAACCTGGGCCAGATTCGCCTGCAACCCGCCGACGTGCTGCTGCTCGAGGCACGCCCGCCGTTCATCGAGCGTCACCGCCAGTCTCGCGATTTCCTGCTGATCAGCCAGGTCAACGGCCAAGCGCGGCCGGTGCACGAGAAGGCCTGGCTCGCCTGGAGCATCTTGGGAGGCGTGGTGGTGTTGGCGACCTTCGGCGTGATGAGCATGCTCAACGCGGCGATGCTGGGTGCCGCGCTGGCCGTGATCACCGGCTGCTGCTCGGTGGGTGCCGCCAAGCGTGGCATGGACACCCAGGTGCTGCTGACCATCGCGGCCTCCTTTGGCCTCGGCGCGGCTCTTGAGAGCTCCGGCGCTGCGACGGCGCTGGCCAGTTCCGCGCTGGGGGTGGTGGATGCCAGTCCTTGGCTGCTGCTGGTTGGCGTCTACGTGCTGGTGGCCTTGCTTACCGCGCTGGTCACCAACAATGCGGCGGCGGTGATTACCTTCCCTATCGTCACTGCGGCCGCCGAGAACCTGGGCGTGAGCCCCATGCCCTATGTGATCGCGGTGATGTTCGCCGCCTCGGCGAGTTTCATCACCCCGATCGGCTATCAGACCAACCTGATGGTCTATGGGCCCGGCGGTTATCGCTTCCGCGACTATCTGCGGGTCGGCGGGCCGCTCAACCTGATCACCGCGGCGGTGGCGCTGGGGCTGATCCCTCAGATCTGGTCCTTCTAG
- a CDS encoding murein L,D-transpeptidase — translation MGNVIDRPGHRLPRRVLGPCLLVLGLTCAASGAWAQVEAVSAETISAETVLLHTRVSETLPSETVPSEARTGQAATVEGTGSESPAEVGVEVEEPPAPEAAPGSSSAPTALATPFEAYVRAASQPLTHGSDLLSFYEVFGFRQAWADQARVEALTSALEGLDADGLVVADYSTAALLAAYRDPIDVTSLGESTSEVARWRFELAATQRLVLALRHLYLGKVDPVRTDAEWEIPLPDFAPDWAAIASAVANGDPAAALEQVRPHQTAYRQLRQGLARYRTLQAAGGWIPLASLTGVLRPGDRALEVIALRRRLAALGDLELLMPDLTPTASASGLGATQDAVPEPGLASGSSADQIYDARLVAAVERFQHEHLLEVDGVVGPRTWTALSVSVAERVDQIRLNLERLRWLSHALPERYVLVDIAGYEVSYVRPGQPTWQSRVVVGRPYRRTPTLRSAITHMTFHPTWTVPPTILREDVLPAVRRDPFYLVRHDMRVLDRQGWPLDPWQVDWWRPGPIKIQQRAGPSNPLGDVVIRFPNRHLVYLHDTPSRSLFDRAQRSFSSGCIRVEGVLELVQLLFEDDRASPDEPDGAARLSRALQRTDTHNVRLRVPVPVFLFYSTVQPAADGRLIFRPDVYERDATVLAALVEKGGENLFDAP, via the coding sequence ATGGGAAACGTCATCGACAGGCCCGGCCACCGGCTTCCTCGGCGGGTGCTGGGGCCGTGCCTGCTGGTACTGGGGCTGACCTGCGCCGCTTCTGGCGCCTGGGCTCAGGTCGAGGCTGTTTCCGCCGAGACCATTTCCGCCGAGACCGTATTGTTACACACCAGGGTTTCAGAGACCTTGCCCTCTGAAACGGTTCCCTCTGAGGCCCGAACTGGCCAGGCCGCAACCGTCGAGGGGACAGGCAGTGAATCGCCTGCCGAGGTGGGTGTCGAGGTGGAGGAACCGCCCGCTCCAGAAGCGGCGCCCGGTTCTTCATCGGCGCCCACTGCACTTGCGACGCCTTTCGAGGCTTACGTGCGTGCCGCCAGCCAGCCCCTTACCCACGGCAGTGATCTGCTGAGCTTCTACGAGGTCTTCGGCTTTCGACAGGCCTGGGCAGACCAGGCGCGGGTCGAGGCGCTGACATCGGCGCTTGAAGGACTCGACGCCGATGGCCTGGTCGTCGCGGATTATTCGACGGCGGCGCTGCTGGCCGCTTACCGTGACCCCATTGATGTGACATCTCTTGGGGAGAGCACCAGCGAGGTTGCCCGCTGGCGATTCGAGCTCGCCGCCACTCAGCGGCTGGTGCTGGCGCTCAGGCACCTGTATCTGGGTAAAGTCGATCCTGTGCGCACCGATGCGGAGTGGGAAATTCCGCTGCCGGACTTCGCGCCGGACTGGGCGGCGATCGCCAGCGCGGTGGCGAATGGCGATCCCGCCGCAGCGCTTGAGCAGGTACGCCCGCATCAGACGGCCTACCGGCAGTTGCGCCAGGGGCTGGCTCGCTATCGCACGTTGCAGGCCGCGGGGGGCTGGATACCGCTGGCGTCGCTCACAGGCGTGCTGCGCCCCGGCGATCGTGCGCTGGAGGTGATTGCCCTGCGGCGCCGGCTGGCGGCGCTGGGGGATCTTGAGCTGCTGATGCCGGATCTCACGCCCACGGCATCGGCGTCGGGTTTGGGGGCCACCCAGGACGCTGTTCCCGAGCCTGGCCTCGCATCGGGCTCTAGCGCTGACCAGATCTATGATGCGCGGCTGGTGGCTGCCGTGGAGCGTTTCCAGCATGAGCACCTACTGGAGGTGGATGGGGTGGTCGGCCCGCGGACCTGGACGGCGCTGAGCGTCAGCGTGGCCGAGCGCGTCGATCAGATTCGTCTCAATCTCGAGCGACTGCGCTGGCTTTCCCATGCCTTGCCCGAGCGCTATGTGCTGGTCGATATCGCGGGTTATGAGGTGAGCTACGTGCGGCCGGGCCAGCCGACCTGGCAGTCCCGAGTGGTGGTCGGGCGGCCTTATCGGCGCACGCCGACTCTGCGCTCGGCGATTACCCACATGACCTTCCATCCCACCTGGACCGTGCCGCCAACCATCCTGCGTGAGGACGTACTGCCTGCCGTTCGGCGCGACCCCTTTTATCTGGTGCGCCATGACATGCGCGTGCTGGATCGCCAAGGCTGGCCACTCGACCCCTGGCAGGTCGACTGGTGGCGGCCGGGGCCCATCAAGATTCAGCAGCGGGCCGGGCCGTCGAATCCCCTTGGCGATGTGGTGATCCGTTTTCCCAACCGCCATCTGGTGTACCTGCACGACACCCCGTCGCGTTCGCTTTTCGATCGTGCCCAGCGCTCCTTCAGTTCGGGCTGCATTCGCGTCGAGGGCGTGCTGGAGCTGGTGCAGCTATTGTTCGAAGATGATCGCGCCTCACCGGATGAACCTGACGGTGCCGCCAGGCTCAGCCGTGCGCTCCAGAGGACGGACACCCACAACGTTAGGCTGCGCGTGCCGGTGCCTGTGTTCCTGTTTTATTCGACCGTTCAGCCCGCTGCTGATGGGCGTTTGATCTTCCGCCCAGATGTCTATGAACGGGACGCTACAGTGCTCGCTGCACTGGTTGAAAAAGGGGGTGAAAATTTGTTTGACGCGCCCTGA
- a CDS encoding alpha/beta hydrolase produces the protein MSTSNERVIEPAGGRPANASLILLHGLGADGNDLAPIVPAFTLPDSVSLRTVLPHAPRLPVTVNGGMQMPAWYDILEMNLGRRVDENQLRVSAQRVHELIDAEIARGIDSRHIILAGFSQGGAVAYEAALTYPQPLGGLLALSTYFATADSIVPSDANRDLPIEVHHGTFDPVVPESLGREGAKRAEAMGHPLTYRSYPMQHAICPQQIAQISTWLGERLGDGVNEPAKS, from the coding sequence ATGAGCACTTCCAATGAGCGCGTAATCGAACCCGCCGGCGGTCGCCCGGCCAATGCCAGCCTCATCCTCCTACACGGCCTGGGCGCCGACGGTAATGACCTGGCACCGATCGTGCCGGCTTTCACGCTGCCCGATAGCGTATCGCTGCGCACGGTGCTGCCCCATGCGCCCCGTCTGCCGGTCACCGTCAACGGCGGCATGCAGATGCCCGCCTGGTACGACATCCTCGAGATGAATCTTGGCCGCCGGGTCGACGAGAACCAGCTGCGCGTCTCTGCCCAGCGTGTGCATGAACTGATCGATGCCGAGATCGCTCGTGGCATCGACAGCCGCCATATCATCCTGGCCGGTTTCTCCCAGGGCGGCGCCGTGGCCTATGAAGCGGCGCTGACCTATCCACAGCCCCTTGGTGGCCTGCTGGCGCTGTCGACCTACTTCGCGACGGCGGACTCCATCGTGCCCAGTGACGCCAACCGGGACCTGCCCATCGAGGTGCATCACGGTACCTTCGACCCGGTGGTGCCGGAGTCCCTGGGGCGCGAAGGCGCCAAGCGCGCCGAGGCCATGGGGCACCCGCTGACCTATCGCAGTTATCCGATGCAGCATGCGATCTGCCCGCAGCAGATCGCCCAGATCAGTACCTGGCTAGGTGAGCGCCTGGGCGACGGCGTCAATGAGCCGGCCAAGAGCTGA
- a CDS encoding AtpZ/AtpI family protein, whose amino-acid sequence MTDAPKRGSDKDKPSLSEQVGAKAARKLKARRHSGQGVWFGLGMMGLIGWSVVVPTLLGAMIGVWLDKRHPGPPSWTLTLLLIGLVIGCWNAWHWVSKEDRAIHDAQRNGDGDEPKTKTEAKTPSGNNEEHRRD is encoded by the coding sequence ATGACTGACGCACCGAAGCGGGGGAGCGATAAGGACAAGCCGAGCCTCTCCGAGCAGGTCGGGGCCAAGGCGGCGCGTAAGCTCAAGGCGCGCCGTCACAGCGGCCAGGGCGTCTGGTTCGGGCTCGGCATGATGGGGCTGATCGGCTGGTCGGTGGTGGTGCCGACCCTGCTTGGCGCGATGATCGGAGTATGGCTCGACAAGCGTCATCCGGGGCCACCGTCCTGGACATTGACGCTTTTGCTGATCGGGTTGGTGATCGGCTGCTGGAATGCCTGGCACTGGGTGTCCAAGGAAGACCGGGCCATCCACGACGCGCAGCGCAACGGCGATGGGGACGAGCCCAAGACCAAGACAGAGGCCAAGACCCCATCGGGCAATAACGAGGAGCACCGGCGTGACTGA